The Pseudoalteromonas translucida KMM 520 genome has a window encoding:
- a CDS encoding AAA family ATPase, translated as MQSSVSAIIDDLSNVIFGKKQQIKLALTCLFSEGHLLIEDLPGMGKTTLSHALAAVLGLSYQRIQFTSDLLPADILGINVFNSNEHSFSFHKGPIFSQVVLADEINRAGPKTQSALLEAMEEQQVTVDGKKHSLPTPFFVIATQNPLHQSGTYPLPESQLDRFLMRISLGFPPKEAEKRLLLNMQKRDYTQLPQRITEQQLAQIQAQISNITLSNPVIDYIIELVNYTRESNNFAASLSPRASMALAKAAKSWAYIDGRDFVMPEDVQAVFASVCQHRLGLHNESGEAQVMQILKAVLVPV; from the coding sequence ATGCAAAGTTCTGTTAGCGCAATTATAGATGATTTATCTAATGTTATTTTTGGTAAAAAACAGCAAATTAAGCTCGCACTTACCTGCTTATTTAGTGAAGGGCATTTACTAATTGAAGATTTACCTGGCATGGGTAAAACAACACTATCGCATGCCTTGGCAGCCGTTTTAGGCTTGTCGTACCAACGAATACAATTTACCAGCGACTTACTCCCAGCCGACATATTAGGTATTAATGTATTTAATAGTAATGAACACAGTTTTAGCTTTCATAAAGGGCCTATTTTTAGTCAAGTTGTTTTAGCAGATGAAATAAACAGAGCAGGACCTAAAACACAAAGCGCATTACTAGAGGCAATGGAAGAACAACAAGTTACTGTTGATGGTAAAAAGCACTCTCTTCCTACCCCATTTTTTGTTATTGCTACACAAAATCCATTACATCAATCAGGTACTTACCCTTTACCTGAGTCACAGCTAGATCGTTTTTTAATGCGTATTAGCCTAGGTTTCCCGCCAAAAGAAGCCGAAAAAAGGCTGTTACTAAATATGCAAAAACGCGATTACACCCAGCTTCCACAACGCATTACTGAGCAACAATTAGCTCAAATCCAAGCTCAAATTAGCAATATTACGCTAAGTAACCCTGTGATTGATTATATTATTGAATTGGTAAATTACACACGCGAGAGTAATAATTTTGCTGCATCGTTATCGCCACGCGCTAGCATGGCATTAGCAAAAGCAGCTAAATCATGGGCTTATATAGATGGTCGTGATTTTGTTATGCCTGAAGATGTGCAAGCCGTTTTCGCCAGCGTTTGTCAGCACCGTTTAGGGTTACATAATGAGTCGGGCGAAGCGCAAGTTATGCAAATATTAAAAGCTGTTTTGGTTCCGGTATAG
- a CDS encoding DUF58 domain-containing protein: MPNKTAKRPALFKSFKRAIFNKLLKNKHLKQSITLEHKTIYVFPSSLGCYFISVAILNFVMGINYQNNLILIMAYLMFVVMIIAVLLGYSNAKGLTVTFKNSLSSFAPQKPQVQFTVQSPSICQSVMLIYQGDQQTQINHDEITNTTQTLSLPLPYNKRGCYALQRIKIASNYPFGLITVWSYIQLHTRVYVYPSLEKVFSDAQINSLAEQAENGIAKQIGSEEFETLIPHLPEMGLQRISWKHFAKTQQLLVKEFVDFKAADALFDFDLMHGDTEQRLSQLCFLVCEATENNTPFMLKLPSKIIATNVGVKHKTLCLEALSTFNGDTK, encoded by the coding sequence ATGCCAAATAAAACAGCTAAGCGCCCTGCTTTGTTTAAGTCGTTTAAACGTGCGATATTTAATAAATTATTAAAAAACAAACATTTAAAGCAGTCTATTACACTTGAGCACAAAACAATTTATGTTTTCCCGTCATCCCTTGGCTGCTACTTTATTAGTGTAGCTATTTTAAATTTTGTGATGGGAATTAACTATCAAAACAACTTAATTTTGATCATGGCTTATTTAATGTTTGTGGTTATGATTATTGCTGTACTACTGGGTTACAGCAATGCAAAAGGGCTAACTGTTACCTTTAAAAATTCACTTTCGAGCTTTGCACCACAAAAACCACAAGTTCAGTTTACTGTACAAAGCCCCTCGATTTGCCAATCTGTGATGCTAATTTATCAAGGCGATCAACAAACGCAAATTAATCATGATGAAATAACTAATACAACCCAAACGCTAAGCTTACCACTACCTTATAACAAACGCGGGTGTTACGCACTACAGCGAATAAAAATTGCCAGTAATTATCCGTTTGGTTTGATCACTGTGTGGAGCTATATTCAATTACACACTCGTGTTTATGTTTACCCTTCACTTGAAAAAGTGTTTAGTGACGCTCAGATTAATAGCCTAGCCGAGCAAGCCGAAAACGGTATTGCCAAACAAATTGGTAGTGAAGAGTTTGAAACATTAATACCGCACTTGCCTGAAATGGGATTGCAAAGAATTTCTTGGAAACATTTTGCTAAAACACAGCAGTTATTAGTTAAAGAGTTTGTTGATTTTAAAGCTGCTGATGCATTATTTGATTTTGATTTAATGCATGGCGATACCGAGCAACGCTTAAGCCAGCTGTGCTTTTTAGTATGTGAAGCAACAGAAAATAACACTCCCTTTATGCTAAAACTACCAAGTAAAATAATAGCTACCAACGTAGGTGTGAAACATAAAACACTTTGCTTAGAAGCACTTAGTACATTTAATGGTGATACAAAGTGA
- a CDS encoding tyrosine-type recombinase/integrase: MLDRLTTLPVLLALRYTESQLIIKSLNYQKYELESVKAFYEFWYAKHRVTLDYSFYISEYQDILMLVQEIEPFLEWLLSGREFNNIVQLTENNSVNMRTASGRVASICRFINFLNKTYITTYYSNLPLPDISNIQQLVLIQLDGIKKKCNIFTKSSCKQQQIRSLTKEQFNDYTAIFVPDKISLRNNQINHYEVITPNPLNPMTSYDIQLRNYLIMVLMSVYGLRVGEVLLLHRLSFKHYRSDETKVLMLVRNIEDEVDEVEDVRLYKPGLKSESSIRMLDISSKHFRYIKTYIDIFRPLKCEHDYIFVSHKTPYQPLSYSTVATEFARYSESFKKNFKHHFDPQYSESIHGNVSPHWLRHTWAYNQLRVQFSMNESRFTHDGIVSIKGIMEDAIDSLRVLGGWAPNSCMPHRYAKRFIHEQANKTLLSVLTYDTNSQKIEVDEND, encoded by the coding sequence TTGCTGGATCGTCTAACAACATTGCCTGTGCTTTTAGCGTTAAGATATACAGAATCACAACTAATTATAAAATCACTAAACTATCAGAAGTACGAACTTGAATCTGTGAAAGCTTTTTATGAGTTTTGGTACGCAAAGCATAGAGTGACTCTCGACTATTCTTTTTACATTAGTGAGTATCAAGATATTTTGATGTTAGTTCAGGAAATTGAACCCTTCTTGGAGTGGCTATTAAGTGGTCGTGAATTCAATAACATAGTACAGCTAACTGAGAATAATTCTGTAAATATGAGAACAGCCTCAGGCCGAGTAGCTTCAATTTGTCGATTCATTAATTTTTTGAACAAAACCTACATAACTACTTACTACAGTAATTTGCCTTTGCCTGATATTTCAAATATTCAACAGTTGGTTTTAATACAACTCGATGGAATAAAGAAAAAATGCAATATATTTACAAAAAGCAGCTGCAAGCAACAACAAATTCGTAGTTTGACTAAAGAACAATTTAATGACTATACGGCTATTTTTGTTCCAGATAAAATTTCACTAAGAAACAACCAAATTAACCACTACGAAGTTATAACCCCCAACCCGCTTAATCCTATGACCTCATATGATATTCAACTTCGAAACTATCTAATAATGGTGTTAATGAGTGTATACGGCTTACGAGTAGGAGAAGTTTTGCTACTTCATAGGCTTTCATTTAAACATTATCGCAGTGATGAAACTAAAGTGTTAATGCTCGTTCGTAACATAGAAGATGAAGTTGATGAAGTAGAAGATGTCCGTTTATACAAACCAGGTTTAAAAAGCGAATCATCGATCAGAATGCTCGATATCAGTAGCAAGCACTTCCGTTACATCAAAACATACATTGATATATTTAGGCCATTGAAATGTGAGCATGATTACATATTCGTTTCACACAAAACACCATATCAGCCACTTTCATATAGCACTGTGGCAACTGAATTTGCAAGATACTCTGAGTCATTTAAGAAGAATTTTAAACATCATTTTGATCCGCAATACAGTGAATCAATTCATGGTAACGTGAGCCCGCATTGGCTCAGGCATACTTGGGCTTATAATCAGTTAAGAGTGCAATTTTCAATGAATGAGTCACGATTTACTCATGATGGTATCGTTAGCATAAAAGGCATTATGGAAGACGCGATAGATTCTCTTCGAGTATTAGGTGGATGGGCACCTAATTCATGTATGCCTCATCGATATGCAAAACGATTTATTCATGAGCAGGCAAATAAAACATTATTGTCGGTATTAACCTATGATACTAATTCACAGAAAATAGAGGTTGATGAAAATGACTAA
- a CDS encoding transglutaminaseTgpA domain-containing protein, whose amino-acid sequence MTALKNLKVINYSLCFIYSALVMFFTAHLPIVFISVLALLCAWNFYVTISNKTKPNAWLANALAALALGLMLFSVGFSDTVILFVAMLLLSSLFKLLQAKTKKHYHVITTLTFFSLSAVYLFNQSILTTLVVSSLYILNFAVLGLLESKHNLKVASKQSGKLLLLALPLAIFLLIFLPKMPAFWQLPGPKLAKTGLSEQIDPFDIAKLSNSDELVFRAKFNDLAPKAPLYWRALVHDEFNGNAWLTSDLLKHNSVIKTKAQQVSSLTKYDYSIIAEPSSQKWLYGLNFATSNNDNVESNSLGLLRKKNYQAKSVQYTASSSALTLAPLLQWQTKHYKHLINNDNNKASALAHNLKQNLTSDRDFYTVLLQYFIDKKFSYTLNPTPMSGNNTIDQFMFEQQRGFCGHYASAAAYIFRSAGIPARVVSGYLGGELNTDNNTLSVRQYDAHAWVEVYLDNEGWQIFDATAVVAPDRLTGSLSQNDELNNEFKSNLDFGLVSLSNFAAINWLRLELENLDYKWSSWVLGFDDEKQNEFLKSIFGSQNIWLIPLAVIVTLGLTFASYFVYLNWPKPATKLAPMVKEFEQLIKWAKKRKFKIADHLTPTQQLHHLAAQAPHIEQQLIVFSQLFNQVRYAKKPFNKQRKTQAKYLIKLIKSTKQRNL is encoded by the coding sequence GTGACGGCATTAAAAAACTTAAAGGTAATAAATTATTCACTGTGTTTTATATACAGCGCTTTAGTAATGTTTTTTACTGCCCACTTACCAATTGTATTTATTAGTGTATTAGCATTACTTTGTGCATGGAATTTTTATGTAACCATAAGTAATAAAACTAAACCTAATGCCTGGTTGGCTAACGCTTTAGCAGCTCTTGCTTTAGGGTTAATGCTTTTTAGTGTGGGATTTAGCGACACGGTTATTTTATTTGTGGCTATGTTGTTGCTTTCAAGCTTATTTAAGTTATTACAGGCGAAAACTAAAAAACATTATCATGTAATAACAACGCTGACATTTTTTTCGCTTTCGGCGGTTTATTTATTTAACCAAAGTATTTTAACTACTTTAGTAGTGAGTAGTTTGTATATTTTAAACTTTGCTGTATTGGGCTTGTTAGAATCAAAACATAATTTAAAAGTCGCATCTAAACAAAGCGGTAAATTACTATTATTGGCATTACCGCTGGCGATATTTTTATTAATATTTTTACCAAAAATGCCGGCATTTTGGCAACTTCCTGGGCCAAAGTTAGCTAAAACAGGCTTGTCTGAGCAAATAGATCCGTTTGATATTGCCAAGTTATCTAATTCAGATGAACTGGTTTTTAGAGCTAAATTTAATGATCTAGCGCCTAAAGCACCTCTATATTGGCGAGCCTTAGTACACGATGAGTTTAACGGTAATGCGTGGCTCACTTCCGATTTATTAAAACATAACAGCGTAATTAAAACTAAAGCGCAACAAGTTAGTAGTTTAACAAAATACGACTATTCGATTATTGCCGAGCCCTCAAGTCAAAAATGGTTATATGGGCTCAACTTTGCAACCAGTAATAACGATAACGTAGAGAGTAATTCGCTGGGGTTATTACGTAAAAAAAATTACCAAGCTAAAAGTGTGCAGTACACAGCAAGTAGCTCTGCATTAACACTAGCCCCTTTATTACAGTGGCAAACTAAGCATTACAAACATTTAATAAATAACGACAATAACAAAGCAAGTGCCCTTGCCCACAATTTAAAGCAAAATTTAACCAGCGATCGCGATTTTTATACTGTATTACTACAGTACTTTATAGACAAAAAATTTAGTTATACGCTTAATCCAACGCCAATGAGCGGTAACAATACTATTGATCAGTTTATGTTTGAGCAACAACGCGGTTTTTGTGGGCACTATGCTAGTGCCGCAGCTTATATTTTTAGAAGTGCGGGTATACCTGCAAGAGTTGTCAGTGGCTATTTAGGTGGTGAGCTTAATACTGATAATAATACATTGTCCGTTCGCCAATATGATGCACATGCATGGGTAGAAGTGTATTTAGATAATGAAGGCTGGCAAATATTTGATGCCACAGCGGTGGTTGCGCCCGATAGACTTACAGGTTCGCTTTCGCAAAATGATGAATTAAATAATGAGTTTAAAAGTAATCTCGACTTTGGTTTGGTTAGTTTAAGTAACTTTGCAGCTATTAACTGGTTAAGGCTAGAGCTAGAAAACTTAGATTATAAGTGGTCTAGCTGGGTACTTGGTTTTGATGATGAAAAACAAAACGAATTTTTAAAATCTATTTTTGGCAGCCAGAATATTTGGCTGATACCGCTGGCTGTAATTGTTACTTTAGGGCTGACATTTGCTAGTTATTTTGTTTATTTAAATTGGCCTAAGCCCGCGACTAAATTAGCCCCCATGGTTAAAGAGTTTGAACAATTAATAAAATGGGCTAAAAAACGTAAATTTAAGATAGCCGATCATTTAACGCCTACCCAACAATTACACCACTTAGCTGCACAAGCGCCGCATATTGAGCAACAATTAATCGTGTTTAGCCAATTATTTAACCAAGTACGTTATGCTAAGAAACCATTTAATAAACAACGTAAAACTCAGGCAAAATATCTGATAAAATTAATTAAATCTACGAAACAGAGAAATCTATGA
- a CDS encoding response regulator: protein MEFVHPLEPILIIDDTKSSRDYLNQILTDLGYEDILECEDFDCAKPLLSEKSPKVIFLDVEIPDSEGSDILTYINNRYPHIHVVICFGHNSFENVENTWELGAKGVIAKPFNVQKVDTVMKRLELIE from the coding sequence ATGGAATTTGTGCATCCACTAGAACCTATTTTAATCATTGATGATACAAAAAGCAGTCGCGACTATCTAAACCAAATTTTAACGGATCTTGGTTATGAAGACATTCTTGAGTGTGAAGATTTTGATTGTGCAAAACCGCTGCTTAGCGAAAAATCCCCAAAGGTTATATTTTTAGATGTCGAAATACCTGATTCTGAAGGTAGCGATATTTTAACTTATATAAATAATCGCTATCCGCATATTCATGTTGTTATTTGTTTTGGCCATAACAGTTTCGAAAATGTAGAAAACACGTGGGAACTTGGTGCTAAAGGGGTTATAGCAAAACCATTTAATGTACAAAAAGTAGATACAGTAATGAAGCGTTTAGAGCTCATTGAATAA
- a CDS encoding sugar-binding transcriptional regulator, with the protein MAKLSNTEIRKLDDAARAGWLYYVAGKTQEEIAKKLNTSRQSAQRMVALSVSQGLIKVRLDHPIAKCMDLAEQIKTRFGLISCDVVPSDPSEPSSTLGLAQAGAAEIERHLKSPQPKVIAMGTGRVLRACVDELRTQDCQQHKIVAMLGNMALDGSASPYDVVVRMAEHINAKHYPMPLPVLPRTIEEKQLLHSQQNVASNLKLATNADVTFVGVGNLGLNSPLHKDGFVSLDELQELQQQGAVGEMISWVFDKNGKLLDCNVNQRVASTPLKINSGKQIFAIAAGEEKVLAILGALRSKMISGLITNECTAERLLSIE; encoded by the coding sequence GTGGCCAAGCTATCTAATACAGAAATTAGAAAACTCGATGATGCAGCAAGAGCAGGGTGGTTGTATTATGTTGCAGGTAAAACTCAAGAAGAAATAGCTAAAAAACTTAATACCTCACGCCAGTCGGCACAAAGAATGGTAGCGCTATCTGTTAGCCAAGGATTAATAAAAGTAAGGCTCGATCATCCTATTGCTAAATGTATGGATTTGGCTGAACAAATTAAAACGCGTTTTGGTTTGATCTCTTGTGATGTAGTGCCTAGTGATCCATCAGAGCCTTCATCTACATTGGGTTTGGCACAAGCTGGTGCGGCTGAAATAGAACGCCATTTAAAATCACCACAACCAAAAGTAATTGCAATGGGAACCGGGCGAGTTTTACGTGCGTGCGTAGATGAACTGCGAACACAAGATTGCCAACAACATAAAATAGTAGCCATGTTAGGCAATATGGCATTAGACGGATCGGCATCGCCATACGATGTAGTAGTTAGAATGGCCGAGCATATAAATGCCAAACATTACCCAATGCCATTACCAGTTTTGCCACGCACCATTGAGGAAAAGCAGCTACTGCATTCACAGCAAAACGTTGCTAGCAATTTAAAGTTGGCCACTAATGCAGATGTTACATTTGTAGGCGTAGGTAATTTAGGATTAAATTCGCCACTTCATAAAGACGGTTTTGTTAGCCTTGACGAACTCCAAGAGTTACAACAACAAGGTGCTGTTGGGGAAATGATAAGTTGGGTGTTTGATAAAAACGGTAAGTTATTAGATTGTAATGTTAATCAACGAGTAGCAAGTACGCCATTAAAAATTAATTCTGGAAAACAAATTTTTGCTATAGCTGCCGGAGAAGAAAAAGTGTTAGCCATTTTAGGTGCGCTAAGATCTAAAATGATTAGTGGGCTTATTACTAACGAATGCACGGCCGAGCGCTTACTCAGTATTGAGTAA
- a CDS encoding site-specific integrase — MTNVSHRMSVGPLPPLLHDEQKAFIKLLNIPLIMKIPSNSKFDQKFVHTTGERWEFKRLGVKHVYIFNIGCIYLNKLLKYVTIKYAYEHSAPLTDTLFHCVRRFLSSSELNDNASLNNLEKEAMCNNADVQAHYVVKSVIRSLFRIGFPGFEINHYQKLNFLKTPAQVNNFLKYEDIENIMPSHLKYLIVRRLAEFSTKEGLVSLSNNELKCLVILGLCYSTGMRSSQFSMLHGSSVLMVSHNKSSGLARYEILMPIAKQQKITGDLSRVAIPYEVGRLVDEYKTRNAIGEGDQLFVSVTSDLSPELHRLLNEALKFIQSDEFKADLAKNKVFPPRITIYDFRHNIGHSMAMRGASAEEIAHILGHTSIVAAKHYISATPELALLKHKALGSNPIWLKMIGLMMSGYSVEENDWSGKVVNGVLGSKLVLKVGGCERKQEQCHLSKVRSCYGCFYFRPFTDLEKHKEVLNIITNELINQIEVSQISGNHVNPLIDTVTCTKHEVQMVINRISGGLL; from the coding sequence ATGACTAATGTATCTCATAGAATGTCTGTGGGCCCTCTGCCCCCCCTACTCCATGATGAGCAAAAAGCATTTATTAAACTGCTTAATATCCCCTTAATAATGAAGATACCCTCCAATTCAAAATTTGACCAAAAATTTGTTCATACCACAGGTGAACGTTGGGAGTTTAAACGTTTGGGTGTAAAGCACGTTTATATATTCAACATTGGATGTATATACCTTAATAAATTGCTTAAGTACGTGACAATCAAATATGCCTATGAGCATTCGGCACCTTTGACAGATACATTGTTTCATTGTGTCAGAAGGTTTTTAAGTTCAAGTGAGCTAAATGACAATGCTAGTTTAAATAATTTAGAAAAAGAGGCTATGTGTAATAATGCAGATGTACAGGCGCACTACGTAGTAAAATCGGTCATTAGGTCACTTTTTCGTATCGGATTTCCAGGGTTTGAAATCAATCATTATCAAAAATTGAACTTTTTAAAAACGCCCGCGCAAGTCAATAATTTTTTGAAATATGAAGATATTGAGAATATCATGCCGTCTCATTTAAAATACCTCATAGTCAGAAGATTAGCGGAGTTTAGTACCAAAGAGGGGCTTGTATCATTATCCAATAACGAATTGAAATGCTTAGTAATTTTAGGGTTATGTTATTCCACAGGGATGCGTTCATCACAGTTTTCTATGTTGCATGGATCTTCGGTGTTAATGGTTTCACATAATAAATCATCTGGTCTTGCTAGGTATGAAATTTTAATGCCGATAGCTAAGCAGCAAAAAATAACAGGCGACTTATCCCGTGTAGCAATTCCATATGAGGTAGGTCGGTTAGTAGATGAATATAAAACGAGAAATGCTATCGGTGAAGGTGACCAACTTTTTGTCTCCGTAACTAGCGACTTATCGCCTGAATTACATAGATTATTAAACGAAGCATTAAAGTTTATTCAATCTGACGAGTTTAAGGCCGATTTAGCAAAAAATAAAGTGTTTCCTCCTCGTATAACTATATACGATTTTCGCCATAATATCGGACATTCAATGGCAATGCGAGGCGCTAGTGCTGAGGAAATTGCCCATATCCTTGGGCATACTAGCATAGTCGCTGCGAAGCACTATATTTCGGCGACACCTGAATTAGCGCTATTAAAACATAAAGCGCTTGGCAGTAACCCTATTTGGCTGAAAATGATTGGCTTGATGATGTCAGGCTATTCTGTTGAAGAGAATGACTGGTCTGGCAAAGTAGTTAATGGAGTCTTAGGCAGTAAACTCGTACTAAAAGTAGGAGGTTGTGAACGTAAGCAGGAGCAATGTCACTTATCCAAAGTGCGTTCCTGTTACGGTTGTTTTTACTTTCGTCCATTTACTGATTTGGAAAAACACAAGGAAGTTTTAAATATCATTACTAACGAACTTATTAATCAGATTGAAGTCTCCCAAATATCAGGGAATCATGTAAATCCATTGATCGATACAGTGACCTGCACCAAACACGAAGTTCAAATGGTTATTAATAGAATTTCTGGTGGACTCTTATGA